One window from the genome of Haloprofundus halobius encodes:
- a CDS encoding PQQ-binding-like beta-propeller repeat protein: protein MTKALATHDGTERWTAEVSDSTPTPGFATGHLFVSERQELIALNAHTGTKCWRTSLRDYPRSKATDSDILVVNVGTDGLLIALDAETGALRWERMCRRSSTRIRTTSTTQSEEGPLPAGVTYLYRIGEKTHDFSRGRMSPIRSEGD from the coding sequence GTGACGAAAGCGCTGGCGACGCACGACGGAACCGAGCGATGGACTGCCGAGGTATCTGACTCCACCCCCACGCCCGGATTCGCGACCGGCCATCTGTTCGTTTCCGAACGACAGGAACTCATCGCCCTCAACGCCCACACCGGCACCAAATGCTGGCGGACGTCTCTGCGTGATTACCCGCGGTCGAAGGCTACGGACTCCGATATCCTCGTCGTGAACGTCGGGACGGACGGACTGCTCATCGCTCTGGACGCCGAAACGGGAGCGCTCCGCTGGGAGAGGATGTGTCGTCGCAGTTCCACCCGGATACGGACAACCTCAACGACGCAATCCGAGGAGGGCCCGTTGCCGGCCGGAGTCACGTATTTATACAGAATAGGCGAGAAAACCCACGACTTCAGTCGTGGGAGGATGTCACCAATACGTTCGGAGGGCGACTGA
- a CDS encoding helix-turn-helix transcriptional regulator, with product MPIPTPLDDIEFLASSPNRVAVLRALAADPSTRVRLHESTGISQPTLGRVLDGFERRGWIAKSGRQYEITRLGALLADEFTHLLETVETIQQLATFEPRLPTELMAFDFRLFADATITVPHSPDVFAHVRRVEELTNSASEVNYVTQNVYLDSIPEQRRLILEHDQRQEIIVSEAAFAVLLQNPAVADIVRDLLDSENMTLYLHRGALPVAIGLIDDVATILPYDEQDFPCALIETENETIRDWVSETIDDYRTHSELVTPENFPDSTP from the coding sequence ATGCCGATACCAACACCGCTCGATGATATCGAGTTTCTAGCTAGTTCGCCCAACCGAGTCGCCGTACTGCGAGCGTTGGCCGCCGACCCATCCACTCGCGTCCGACTGCACGAGTCGACGGGGATTTCCCAACCGACGCTCGGCCGCGTGCTCGACGGCTTCGAGCGCCGCGGCTGGATTGCCAAATCCGGTCGACAGTACGAGATTACGCGACTCGGAGCGCTCCTCGCGGACGAGTTCACGCATCTCTTGGAGACCGTCGAGACGATACAGCAACTCGCCACCTTCGAACCGCGACTGCCGACCGAACTCATGGCGTTCGACTTCCGACTGTTCGCCGACGCGACGATAACTGTCCCTCACTCTCCGGACGTGTTCGCCCACGTTCGCCGCGTCGAGGAACTCACCAATAGTGCGAGCGAGGTCAACTACGTGACCCAAAACGTGTATCTCGACTCGATTCCCGAACAGCGCAGACTCATCCTGGAACACGACCAACGACAGGAGATAATCGTCTCCGAAGCGGCCTTCGCGGTCCTCCTTCAGAACCCGGCCGTAGCCGACATCGTGCGGGACCTCCTCGACAGCGAGAACATGACGCTGTATCTGCACCGAGGCGCGTTGCCCGTCGCAATCGGACTCATCGACGACGTGGCGACGATTCTCCCCTACGACGAGCAGGATTTCCCGTGTGCACTCATCGAGACGGAGAACGAGACGATTCGCGACTGGGTCTCGGAGACCATCGACGACTATCGCACCCACTCCGAGTTAGTCACTCCGGAGAATTTCCCGGATTCGACGCCGTGA
- a CDS encoding halocyanin domain-containing protein → MELTRRSYLRATAALAVVGTTGLAGCGSADADAETDAETARLLPTEPNYDGWFDNADAYRGTYDLRGRHAVTVTVGAKDSLGYFSFDPAAIAVSPGTTVTWEWSGEGGAHNVVALEGAFRAPLTDRAGTTFARTFDETGVYPYYCTPHRGMGMKGAVVVE, encoded by the coding sequence ATGGAGTTGACTCGCCGAAGCTACCTCCGGGCGACCGCTGCACTCGCGGTCGTCGGGACGACAGGCCTCGCGGGATGCGGGAGCGCCGACGCCGACGCCGAAACCGACGCCGAAACCGCCCGGTTGCTGCCGACGGAGCCGAACTACGACGGCTGGTTCGACAACGCGGACGCCTACCGCGGAACGTACGACCTACGCGGTCGGCACGCGGTCACGGTCACGGTCGGGGCGAAAGACTCGCTCGGGTACTTCTCGTTCGACCCCGCCGCAATCGCGGTCTCTCCCGGTACCACGGTCACATGGGAGTGGTCGGGCGAGGGAGGCGCCCACAACGTAGTCGCGCTGGAGGGTGCGTTTCGGGCTCCGCTCACCGACAGAGCGGGAACGACGTTCGCTCGGACGTTCGACGAGACCGGCGTCTACCCCTACTACTGCACACCGCACCGAGGTATGGGAATGAAGGGAGCAGTCGTCGTCGAGTAG
- the cgi121 gene encoding KEOPS complex subunit Cgi121 has protein sequence MRLVEGVADVEDVDAVVATLGDVAAEYETTIQAFDARYVVDRAHLDRAVELADRAIARGENVAHDRAVEILLYAAGRRQIDQAFEMGLDEGQVSLVVLVDGGAESVAAEAVAEDLNLDDTATLGEYDRKHLFEFFGITERELAATDGTLSETVRERVALLDVEK, from the coding sequence ATGAGACTCGTCGAGGGCGTCGCCGACGTCGAGGATGTCGACGCCGTCGTCGCTACGCTCGGCGATGTCGCAGCGGAGTACGAGACGACCATCCAGGCGTTCGACGCCCGCTACGTCGTCGACCGAGCGCATCTCGACCGCGCGGTCGAACTCGCCGACCGTGCCATCGCCCGCGGCGAGAACGTCGCCCACGACCGGGCCGTCGAGATTCTACTGTACGCCGCCGGACGACGCCAGATCGACCAGGCGTTCGAGATGGGTCTGGACGAGGGTCAGGTTTCGCTCGTCGTCCTCGTCGACGGCGGCGCGGAATCCGTGGCCGCCGAAGCGGTCGCCGAAGACCTGAACCTCGACGACACAGCGACGCTCGGAGAGTACGACAGGAAGCATCTCTTCGAGTTCTTCGGTATCACGGAGCGGGAGTTGGCGGCGACCGACGGAACCCTCTCGGAGACGGTCCGAGAACGGGTCGCGCTGCTCGACGTCGAGAAGTGA
- a CDS encoding DUF7344 domain-containing protein, whose translation MEETTGREESYSLDVLFSCLADRDRRCVLGLLHEQAPASVSRKELAAAMAARKQSKPTGEVASEELECVLARLHHVHLPKLDSAGLITANSVENGVAFTDHPAYQDTWFLAAIDDAVSAEPASIDALFQSLADARRRTILDVLSHQYHPIKVQTLAHDVSSIRRDVDHQGDSADEVENVLLSLRHTHLPQLADAGLINYNTDEGTVMYEGHPLLCVPWMHSALQPDFRESLTDTPPDADIWTIEGRENVVSCGQSLCEEADEELFLMFTTTGLLESGCFSRIEQATGRGVDVYLGTDDPTVREFVQEHAPKVTLWKPQTNWLDLPVEASNVGRLVFADREAIMIGTLGEKSSAGIHRERAIFGEGANNTLVVLLRQLLHSQLDQFGDQVEEMEDQLSF comes from the coding sequence ATGGAAGAGACGACCGGACGAGAGGAAAGCTACTCTTTGGATGTCCTCTTCTCGTGCTTGGCAGACCGTGATCGACGGTGCGTCCTGGGGCTCCTCCACGAGCAGGCTCCCGCCTCCGTATCGCGGAAGGAGCTCGCTGCCGCGATGGCGGCCAGGAAGCAGAGCAAACCGACGGGGGAGGTGGCGAGTGAAGAACTCGAGTGCGTACTGGCTCGCCTCCACCACGTGCATTTACCGAAGTTGGACTCAGCGGGACTGATCACCGCGAATTCCGTCGAAAACGGAGTTGCGTTCACCGACCATCCCGCCTATCAGGATACTTGGTTTCTCGCGGCCATCGACGATGCCGTGTCCGCGGAACCGGCATCGATCGATGCACTCTTTCAATCCCTTGCCGACGCTCGTCGACGGACGATTCTAGACGTACTCAGTCATCAGTATCACCCGATCAAAGTACAAACCCTGGCGCATGATGTGAGCTCGATTCGACGAGATGTGGACCATCAAGGCGACTCAGCTGACGAAGTTGAAAACGTCCTCCTGTCACTTCGGCACACGCATCTGCCGCAGCTAGCTGACGCAGGACTCATCAACTATAATACGGACGAGGGGACGGTCATGTACGAGGGGCATCCCCTCCTGTGCGTTCCATGGATGCACTCCGCGCTCCAACCCGACTTCCGAGAGAGCCTGACTGACACTCCTCCGGACGCCGACATCTGGACTATCGAGGGACGTGAGAACGTCGTCTCATGTGGACAGTCACTCTGTGAAGAGGCGGACGAGGAACTGTTCTTGATGTTTACGACGACCGGACTGCTGGAGTCGGGGTGTTTCAGCCGCATTGAGCAAGCTACCGGCCGGGGGGTAGATGTCTACCTCGGGACGGACGATCCGACTGTACGCGAGTTCGTTCAGGAACACGCTCCGAAGGTCACCCTCTGGAAGCCACAGACGAACTGGCTTGATCTTCCGGTCGAAGCGAGCAACGTCGGACGCTTGGTTTTCGCGGATCGTGAGGCCATCATGATCGGCACGCTCGGGGAGAAATCTAGCGCGGGGATCCACCGAGAACGAGCCATCTTCGGCGAGGGTGCTAACAACACGCTCGTCGTTTTGCTCCGGCAGCTATTGCACTCCCAACTCGATCAGTTCGGCGACCAGGTCGAGGAGATGGAGGACCAACTCTCGTTCTAA
- a CDS encoding MFS transporter, whose amino-acid sequence MKRPQTVVLAVIASTFFVGFGGGVIFPILPNLGAVLGISPFLVGLILSANRFARIVANAPAGALVDRIGTRKPFVAGLFVEGFATLGYVVAVESSVPELWFLLARVLWGLGSAAVFATAYTIAADVSDGSSRGTNMGVVRGGITLGFPAGLILGGIVSEAYGVEAAFVVAAAFALFAGVIAYRQVPETHVSAEPSTSAPWEIDTSTPALTVGFVNFGLFFAYLGALFATLVLFIEVNEIGLLGYGPQGISGALMAVTVVSASIFMLAGGKVSDDYGARVPILLVFLVVSFVGFILLSQASSLPTLVVSCVCIGAGQGGTSGPLMALLADLTPTDRMGRATGTNNVLGDLGGGIGPMVSLPLVETVGFEPVYAACAVIPLLAGFVLLGGVYAKTGSVNPQTE is encoded by the coding sequence GTGAAACGTCCGCAGACTGTCGTTCTCGCGGTCATTGCCAGCACGTTCTTCGTCGGCTTCGGTGGCGGCGTCATCTTTCCGATTCTTCCGAATCTGGGGGCCGTTCTCGGCATCTCGCCGTTTCTCGTCGGCCTCATTTTGAGCGCCAACCGCTTCGCCCGCATCGTCGCCAACGCCCCGGCAGGGGCGCTCGTCGACCGTATCGGCACCCGAAAGCCGTTCGTCGCCGGGTTGTTCGTCGAGGGGTTCGCGACGCTCGGCTACGTCGTCGCCGTCGAGTCGTCGGTTCCCGAACTGTGGTTCCTCCTCGCACGCGTCCTCTGGGGACTCGGCAGCGCCGCCGTCTTCGCCACGGCGTACACCATCGCCGCCGATGTCAGCGACGGCAGTTCTCGCGGGACGAACATGGGCGTCGTCCGCGGCGGCATCACGCTCGGGTTTCCCGCCGGCCTCATCCTCGGCGGAATCGTGAGCGAGGCCTACGGCGTCGAGGCGGCGTTCGTCGTCGCGGCGGCGTTCGCGCTGTTCGCCGGCGTCATCGCCTACCGGCAGGTTCCGGAGACGCACGTGTCGGCCGAACCGTCGACGAGCGCGCCCTGGGAGATCGACACGAGTACGCCCGCACTCACCGTCGGTTTCGTCAACTTCGGCCTCTTCTTCGCCTATCTCGGGGCGCTGTTCGCGACGCTCGTGTTGTTCATCGAGGTGAACGAAATCGGACTCCTCGGCTACGGTCCGCAGGGGATTTCGGGCGCGCTGATGGCCGTGACCGTTGTCTCCGCCTCGATATTCATGCTCGCGGGAGGGAAGGTCAGCGACGACTACGGCGCTCGCGTGCCGATACTCTTAGTCTTCCTCGTCGTCTCATTCGTCGGCTTCATCCTCCTCTCGCAAGCCTCCTCGCTGCCGACGCTCGTCGTCTCCTGTGTCTGCATCGGTGCGGGACAGGGCGGCACCAGCGGCCCGCTCATGGCGTTACTGGCCGATCTGACGCCGACTGACCGGATGGGTCGTGCGACGGGAACGAACAACGTCCTCGGCGACCTCGGAGGTGGCATCGGGCCGATGGTGTCGCTACCGCTGGTCGAAACAGTGGGTTTCGAGCCGGTTTATGCGGCTTGCGCGGTGATTCCGTTGCTCGCGGGGTTCGTGCTTCTGGGCGGGGTGTACGCGAAGACCGGGAGCGTCAATCCGCAGACGGAGTGA
- a CDS encoding tryptophanase: protein MRSYKAKMVEPISLPSREKREAILDEAGYNAFNIPAEHVYIDLLTDSGTGTMSDEQWAALFRGDESYAGSTSFAKLRDAVSDVMGFPHVVPTHQGRGAENVLYGCLVEEGDVVLNNAHFDTTRAHIANQGADPVDCPVEGAKDPSVDGPFKGDFSVDRARDIVADIGADAIPVVVLTITNNSTAGQPVSVENTREVADFAAEIDATFVVDACRFAENAYFVQQREAEFEGRSIADIVREQLSYADAVTMSGKKEALVNIGGFAAMRDPEIFEAAKQRAILYEGFPTYGGMAGRDIEAMAVGLREAVEPPYVEERVQQVQELGELLEAEGVPVYKPVGGHAVYVDAGSLLSHLPSDQFPGQALVCELYREGGVRTVELGSFAFPGANRLELVRLAVPRRTYSREHLEHVAETAGAVAARREDVTGLEITGEPPVPELRHFSATLRPITE, encoded by the coding sequence ATGCGCTCCTACAAGGCGAAGATGGTCGAGCCCATCTCGCTTCCCTCCCGCGAGAAACGTGAGGCGATTCTGGACGAGGCCGGGTACAACGCGTTCAACATCCCGGCCGAACACGTCTATATCGACCTCCTCACCGACAGCGGCACCGGAACGATGAGCGACGAGCAGTGGGCCGCGCTGTTCCGCGGCGACGAGTCCTACGCCGGGAGCACGAGTTTCGCGAAACTCCGTGACGCTGTCTCCGACGTGATGGGCTTCCCGCACGTTGTCCCGACCCACCAGGGCCGCGGCGCGGAGAACGTCCTCTACGGCTGTCTCGTCGAGGAGGGCGATGTCGTGCTCAACAACGCGCACTTCGACACGACCCGCGCGCACATCGCCAATCAGGGCGCGGACCCCGTCGACTGCCCCGTCGAGGGCGCGAAGGACCCGAGCGTCGACGGCCCGTTCAAAGGCGACTTCTCGGTCGACCGCGCCCGCGACATCGTCGCCGACATCGGCGCGGACGCGATTCCGGTCGTCGTGCTCACCATCACGAACAACTCCACGGCGGGCCAACCTGTCAGCGTCGAGAACACGCGCGAGGTAGCCGACTTCGCGGCCGAAATCGATGCAACGTTCGTCGTCGACGCCTGCCGCTTCGCCGAGAACGCCTACTTCGTCCAGCAGCGCGAAGCCGAGTTCGAGGGACGTTCGATCGCCGATATCGTCCGCGAACAGCTCTCGTACGCCGACGCCGTTACGATGAGCGGCAAGAAGGAAGCGCTCGTCAACATCGGCGGCTTCGCCGCGATGCGCGACCCCGAAATCTTCGAGGCCGCCAAACAGCGCGCCATCCTCTACGAGGGTTTTCCCACGTACGGCGGAATGGCCGGTCGCGACATCGAGGCGATGGCCGTCGGCCTCCGCGAGGCCGTCGAACCGCCGTACGTCGAAGAGCGCGTCCAGCAGGTCCAGGAACTCGGTGAACTGCTCGAAGCCGAGGGCGTCCCGGTGTACAAACCGGTCGGCGGGCACGCCGTCTACGTCGACGCCGGTTCGCTGCTGTCGCACCTGCCGAGCGACCAGTTCCCCGGCCAGGCGCTCGTCTGCGAACTCTACCGCGAGGGCGGCGTCCGCACCGTCGAACTCGGCAGTTTCGCGTTCCCGGGTGCGAACCGACTCGAACTCGTCCGTCTCGCCGTGCCGCGCCGCACCTACTCGCGCGAACATCTCGAACACGTCGCCGAGACGGCGGGCGCAGTCGCCGCGCGCCGCGAGGACGTGACCGGCCTCGAAATCACCGGCGAACCGCCGGTGCCCGAACTGCGACACTTCTCGGCGACGCTCCGTCCCATCACGGAGTAA
- a CDS encoding metallophosphoesterase family protein, with translation MRLGVLSDIHGNLVALDTVLSDMPSVDGIVCAGDVVGYNPWPAECVERLRERVVPTVQGNHDRAVAEGTAFRFNEMARAGVEYARERLDAEALDWLASLPQQRLAADRRVRLVHGHPDNPDHYTYPDEFMPELLDEEDVLVMGHTHVQSHEVYDEGIVMNPGSVGQPRDGDSRAAYAIVDLDAMTVEERRVTYDIDEVVRAVEAECLPERIGTRLYEGR, from the coding sequence ATGCGGCTGGGTGTCCTCTCCGATATTCACGGTAATTTGGTCGCGCTCGATACGGTTCTGTCGGATATGCCCTCCGTCGATGGCATCGTGTGCGCCGGTGACGTCGTCGGGTACAACCCGTGGCCCGCCGAGTGCGTCGAACGACTCCGCGAACGGGTGGTCCCCACGGTTCAAGGGAACCACGATCGCGCCGTCGCCGAGGGGACGGCGTTCCGCTTCAACGAGATGGCCCGTGCGGGCGTCGAGTACGCTCGCGAACGACTCGACGCCGAAGCGCTCGACTGGTTGGCGAGTCTGCCGCAGCAGCGACTCGCCGCCGACCGGCGCGTCCGGTTGGTCCACGGCCACCCCGACAACCCCGACCACTACACCTACCCCGACGAGTTCATGCCCGAACTGCTCGACGAGGAGGACGTACTCGTGATGGGGCACACGCACGTGCAATCCCACGAGGTGTACGACGAGGGAATCGTGATGAACCCCGGAAGCGTCGGCCAACCCCGCGACGGCGACTCCCGGGCGGCGTACGCTATCGTCGATTTGGACGCGATGACCGTCGAGGAGCGCCGCGTCACGTACGACATCGACGAAGTCGTCCGCGCCGTCGAGGCCGAGTGCCTTCCCGAGCGCATCGGAACGCGACTGTACGAGGGGCGGTAG
- a CDS encoding homing endonuclease associated repeat-containing protein has product MKSDHDSNLNAETTVSTTTENSHSITRSGHPSAVSAAEKTNTTTKDACLSALRSAARQLGHSPSKADYEALGLTPASATIIRTLDGWNAAKEKAGLKTNSSTSSSITPPPADVDIDDSIRAKWASLSVDQRWHYRNREQNATRTLRRRDYIRAWVHEYKAASNGCAQCSEHHPACLDFHHLDPDTKEKSISKMITYGYGKTRLREEIDKCELLCANCHRKLHYRDQSGCWKRSESESNSDPESAPKAERPIPVSSDGD; this is encoded by the coding sequence ATGAAATCAGACCACGACTCGAATCTGAACGCTGAGACGACGGTATCGACCACTACTGAGAACTCGCACTCGATCACCCGAAGTGGACATCCGAGCGCGGTGAGTGCTGCCGAGAAAACAAATACTACGACTAAAGACGCCTGTCTCTCCGCGCTCCGTTCTGCCGCACGCCAACTCGGCCACTCTCCCTCCAAAGCCGACTACGAAGCCCTCGGCCTTACACCTGCATCCGCGACCATCATCCGTACGCTTGACGGCTGGAACGCCGCCAAAGAAAAGGCTGGACTAAAGACGAATTCCTCGACCAGCTCCAGTATTACTCCCCCTCCTGCTGACGTCGACATCGACGATTCTATTCGCGCCAAGTGGGCGAGCCTCTCGGTTGACCAACGCTGGCACTACCGCAATCGCGAGCAGAATGCGACTCGGACTCTCCGCCGACGTGACTACATCCGCGCTTGGGTTCACGAGTATAAAGCCGCCTCCAACGGCTGTGCGCAATGTTCTGAACATCATCCCGCCTGCCTCGACTTCCACCACCTCGATCCCGATACAAAAGAGAAATCTATCAGCAAAATGATTACCTACGGCTACGGAAAAACTCGACTCCGCGAAGAAATCGACAAATGTGAACTCCTCTGTGCAAACTGCCATCGGAAACTTCACTACCGCGATCAGAGTGGCTGCTGGAAACGAAGTGAGAGTGAAAGCAATAGCGACCCTGAGTCTGCACCGAAAGCTGAACGTCCCATACCTGTATCCTCTGACGGCGATTAA
- a CDS encoding HalOD1 output domain-containing protein produces the protein MSENTNLLNGSLEPVHEQSYDVSPSVAVITAVAEATNRSATEMPPLAEWFDPDALDSLIVSAHDDASVPTVTFEYIGWQVAVTPNYLQIAPQNDG, from the coding sequence ATGTCAGAAAATACGAATTTACTCAACGGTAGCTTGGAACCGGTCCACGAACAGTCCTACGACGTATCCCCGAGTGTAGCGGTTATCACCGCAGTTGCCGAGGCGACGAACCGATCTGCCACAGAGATGCCACCGCTTGCAGAGTGGTTCGATCCCGACGCGTTGGATTCGCTCATCGTCAGCGCTCACGACGATGCATCTGTCCCGACAGTCACCTTCGAATACATCGGATGGCAGGTCGCTGTCACTCCAAATTACCTACAGATCGCGCCCCAGAACGACGGCTGA
- a CDS encoding aspartate kinase — translation MRVVAKFGGTSLGSGDRINRAADSVAAAVEEGHEIAVVASAMGNTTDDLLDEIQFEADDRDRAEIVSMGERTSVRMLKAALSARGVDALFVEPGSEEWPIVTNDLGEVDVEETKRRAADLARELDGVVPVITGFLAQNLDGEITTLGRGGSDTSAVMLGKYMDADEVVIVTDVEGVMTGDPRVVEGARNVGRITVDELRNLSFRGAEVVAPSALSYKDDHLAVRVVHYQHGDLLTGGTQIEGQFRNLIDLQETQLACLTVAGRAIRNRPGILADLSESLRESDINIEAVASGMDSVTFYVATEVAEEAESLLHDAVVADQSLSSVTVDEAIAVIRITGGELPNQPGIIRGIVSPLAEAGINIHDLITSATSVAVFVDWEDRERTLEIVQQGL, via the coding sequence ATGCGAGTAGTCGCAAAGTTCGGCGGCACGAGTCTCGGTAGCGGCGACCGCATCAACCGCGCCGCCGACTCCGTCGCCGCGGCCGTCGAGGAGGGTCACGAGATCGCCGTCGTCGCCAGCGCGATGGGCAACACGACCGACGACTTGCTGGACGAGATTCAGTTCGAAGCCGACGACCGCGACCGCGCCGAAATCGTCAGCATGGGCGAACGGACGAGCGTCCGGATGCTGAAGGCCGCCCTGTCGGCCCGCGGGGTCGACGCGCTGTTCGTCGAACCCGGTAGCGAGGAGTGGCCCATCGTCACGAACGACCTCGGCGAAGTCGACGTCGAGGAGACGAAACGCCGTGCGGCCGACCTCGCTCGAGAACTCGACGGCGTCGTCCCGGTCATCACCGGCTTTCTCGCCCAGAACCTCGACGGCGAGATAACGACGCTCGGCCGCGGCGGCAGCGACACCAGCGCCGTCATGCTCGGCAAGTACATGGACGCCGACGAGGTCGTCATCGTCACCGACGTCGAGGGCGTCATGACCGGCGACCCCCGCGTCGTCGAGGGCGCGCGAAACGTCGGCCGCATCACGGTCGACGAACTCCGGAACCTCTCGTTCCGCGGCGCGGAAGTCGTCGCGCCGAGCGCGCTCAGCTACAAAGACGACCACCTCGCGGTTCGAGTCGTCCACTACCAACACGGCGACTTGTTAACTGGCGGCACCCAGATCGAGGGACAGTTCCGCAACCTCATCGACCTCCAGGAGACGCAGTTGGCCTGTCTCACCGTCGCCGGCCGCGCGATTCGCAACCGGCCGGGCATCCTCGCGGACCTCTCGGAGTCGCTGCGGGAGTCCGACATCAACATCGAAGCCGTCGCCAGCGGGATGGATTCGGTCACCTTCTACGTCGCAACCGAGGTGGCCGAGGAGGCCGAGAGCCTACTGCACGACGCCGTCGTCGCCGACCAGTCGCTCTCCAGCGTTACTGTCGACGAGGCCATCGCCGTCATCCGTATCACCGGCGGCGAACTCCCGAACCAACCGGGCATCATCCGCGGCATCGTCTCGCCGCTGGCCGAGGCGGGCATCAACATCCACGACCTCATCACGAGCGCCACCTCCGTCGCCGTCTTCGTCGACTGGGAGGACCGCGAACGGACGCTCGAAATCGTCCAGCAGGGTCTGTAA
- a CDS encoding IMP cyclohydrolase: MYVGRFIVVGPGIAAYRVSSRSFPNRQIVEREDALTVAPTSDAPETDNPYISYNCVREAETGQIVVGNGSQVDPITEKLDLGYPARDALVESLLALDYEKDDYETPRIAGVVGDDEATIGIVRKDAVLVEAVEEPTLVATYEENSPRTFEFAATTAEDAAREAYDLDFEHAVCAAGIVVDDDRVETAVVND; this comes from the coding sequence ATGTACGTCGGACGCTTCATCGTCGTCGGACCCGGTATCGCCGCGTATCGCGTCTCCTCGCGGTCGTTCCCAAATCGACAGATCGTCGAACGCGAGGACGCGCTGACGGTCGCACCCACGTCGGATGCGCCGGAGACGGACAATCCCTACATATCGTACAACTGCGTACGAGAGGCCGAAACGGGGCAAATCGTCGTCGGCAACGGTTCGCAAGTCGACCCGATTACGGAAAAACTGGATCTCGGCTACCCCGCCCGCGACGCCCTCGTCGAGAGTCTGCTCGCGCTCGACTACGAGAAAGACGACTACGAGACGCCGCGAATCGCGGGCGTCGTCGGCGACGACGAGGCGACCATCGGCATCGTCCGGAAGGACGCCGTGCTCGTCGAGGCCGTCGAGGAACCGACGCTCGTCGCAACCTACGAGGAGAACAGTCCACGGACGTTCGAGTTCGCGGCGACGACGGCCGAGGACGCCGCCCGCGAGGCGTACGACCTCGACTTCGAGCACGCCGTCTGCGCGGCGGGCATCGTTGTCGACGACGACAGGGTGGAGACGGCCGTCGTCAACGACTGA